A portion of the Microbulbifer agarilyticus genome contains these proteins:
- a CDS encoding 5'-3' exonuclease: protein MKQIYLVDASVYIFRYYFALPPNWESRSGYTTEAVYGFSNFLLDLLARRPDGIACAFDESLGSCFRNEIYPDYKCSRALPDEGLAFQLAACREMAEALGIASFASERYEADDILATLTRICAEQGEAPVVVTRDKDLGQLLSRGASSLWDFAADAHMGSAEIEAKFGVRPEQIADYLALVGDSIDDIPGVPGIGAKTAAGLLSEFRSVDELLANRERVAGLKIRGAKGLVDKLAEHEGQIRMALQLAQLAYDVPVGVASEALAHNPSGPDLAIALAEEFGIGGLANKISRTLTNKSAEPVT, encoded by the coding sequence GTGAAGCAGATTTATCTGGTGGATGCCTCTGTCTATATTTTCCGCTACTACTTTGCGTTGCCCCCGAATTGGGAAAGCCGTTCCGGTTACACCACCGAAGCGGTATACGGCTTCAGTAATTTCCTACTGGATCTTTTGGCACGCCGGCCCGATGGTATCGCTTGCGCATTTGACGAGTCCCTCGGCAGCTGCTTCCGCAACGAAATTTATCCAGACTATAAGTGCAGTCGGGCACTACCGGACGAGGGACTCGCGTTTCAGCTGGCTGCGTGCCGGGAAATGGCTGAGGCCCTCGGCATCGCCAGCTTCGCCAGTGAGCGCTATGAGGCAGACGATATTCTCGCCACCCTGACCAGGATCTGTGCCGAGCAGGGGGAAGCGCCGGTGGTCGTTACCCGGGATAAAGACCTTGGGCAGTTGCTTAGTCGTGGCGCATCCAGCCTGTGGGACTTTGCCGCCGATGCGCATATGGGAAGCGCTGAGATTGAAGCGAAGTTCGGTGTGCGCCCCGAACAGATTGCCGACTATCTGGCACTGGTTGGTGACAGCATTGACGATATCCCCGGTGTACCCGGCATCGGTGCCAAGACGGCAGCGGGCCTACTAAGCGAGTTTCGCTCTGTCGATGAATTGCTGGCGAACCGAGAGCGCGTAGCGGGCCTTAAAATACGCGGGGCCAAAGGCTTGGTGGATAAGCTGGCTGAACATGAGGGTCAGATTCGCATGGCATTGCAACTCGCGCAGTTGGCTTACGATGTGCCAGTGGGGGTGGCATCTGAAGCACTAGCCCATAACCCCTCAGGGCCTGATTTGGCGATTGCCCTGGCTGAGGAGTTTGGTATTGGTGGACTTGCCAACAAGATTTCCCGCACGCTGACGAACAAAAGTGCAGAGCCTGTAACCTGA
- the trmL gene encoding tRNA (uridine(34)/cytosine(34)/5-carboxymethylaminomethyluridine(34)-2'-O)-methyltransferase TrmL, with protein sequence MFKIVLYQPEIAPNTGNIIRLCANTGAELHLIEPLGFAMDDKRLRRAGLDYAEYSRVVRHRDWEAFVTAEQPKRVLALSTKGSKPHSEIEFRADDAIVFGPETRGLPAEFLAMTGQEHTLRIPMCANSRSINLSNAAAIVIYEAWRQLGYVNAQ encoded by the coding sequence ATGTTCAAAATCGTTCTCTACCAACCAGAGATTGCCCCAAACACCGGCAACATTATTCGCCTGTGCGCCAATACCGGTGCCGAGCTGCACCTGATTGAACCGTTGGGATTCGCCATGGACGACAAGCGCCTGCGCCGCGCTGGGCTCGACTACGCCGAGTACAGCCGGGTGGTGCGCCATCGGGATTGGGAAGCTTTTGTGACCGCAGAGCAGCCCAAGCGCGTGCTGGCACTCTCCACCAAGGGCAGCAAACCCCATTCTGAAATCGAATTCCGCGCGGATGATGCGATTGTATTTGGCCCGGAAACACGTGGCCTGCCCGCCGAGTTTCTCGCCATGACGGGGCAGGAGCACACCCTGCGCATCCCCATGTGCGCCAACAGCCGCAGCATCAACCTGTCCAACGCCGCGGCGATTGTTATTTATGAGGCCTGGCGACAGCTTGGCTATGTGAACGCTCAGTAG
- a CDS encoding glycine cleavage system protein R — MQQHFVISIISDDKPGVVEMLSAVVAENGGNWEDSRMAHFAGKFAGIVRLSATAQDSPRLKAALQNLAGADFKLQIEDALAVAADNRQTLQLKLVGNDRPGIVKEISRALAARKINVETLDTRYGSTPWSGEPLFSAECAISVSEDVSIDGLYDELDEIADELGVEIDCEETSSAL; from the coding sequence ATGCAACAGCACTTCGTCATTTCGATTATCAGCGACGACAAGCCCGGCGTAGTGGAGATGCTCTCCGCCGTAGTGGCAGAGAACGGCGGCAACTGGGAAGACAGCCGCATGGCCCATTTCGCCGGGAAATTCGCCGGCATTGTTCGCTTGAGCGCCACCGCGCAAGACAGCCCGCGCCTGAAAGCGGCACTGCAAAACCTGGCCGGCGCCGACTTCAAGCTGCAAATCGAGGATGCCCTGGCCGTGGCAGCAGATAACCGCCAGACCTTGCAGCTGAAGCTGGTGGGCAATGACCGCCCGGGAATCGTAAAAGAGATCTCCCGCGCGCTGGCTGCCCGCAAGATCAATGTGGAAACCCTGGATACCCGCTACGGCAGCACCCCGTGGAGTGGCGAGCCGCTGTTTTCCGCAGAATGCGCCATCAGCGTCAGCGAAGATGTCAGTATTGACGGCCTGTACGACGAGCTTGACGAAATCGCCGATGAGCTTGGGGTCGAGATAGACTGCGAAGAAACCTCCTCCGCGTTATAA
- a CDS encoding class I SAM-dependent methyltransferase, translating into MKLTHWLAGIAFAATTAGAVQADAIKDAVASDKRTAEYAARDGFRHPAETLEFFQVKPTMTVVEIWPGGGWYTEILSPLLQAEGKLYAAHFPKETEVGYFKRSRENFEKKLADNKDAYEKVVMTEFAPGQDLEIAPAGTADAVLTFRNVHNWMRGDNEAAAFKTFYKALKPGGVLGVVEHRAKPDTSREDMMSSGYMTQDYVVDLATKAGFVLEEASEVNANPKDTAVHPKGVWTLPPRLALGDEDKEKYQSIGESDRMTLRFRKPKS; encoded by the coding sequence ATGAAATTGACTCACTGGCTTGCCGGCATTGCATTTGCGGCGACCACAGCTGGCGCTGTACAGGCCGACGCGATCAAGGATGCGGTGGCGAGCGATAAGCGCACAGCGGAATATGCCGCGCGGGACGGATTCCGTCACCCGGCGGAAACCCTCGAATTCTTCCAAGTGAAGCCAACGATGACCGTGGTGGAAATTTGGCCAGGCGGCGGTTGGTATACCGAGATCCTGTCTCCTCTTTTGCAGGCTGAAGGCAAGCTGTACGCGGCCCACTTCCCGAAAGAGACCGAGGTTGGCTACTTCAAGCGTTCACGCGAAAACTTCGAAAAGAAACTGGCCGATAACAAAGATGCTTACGAGAAGGTCGTAATGACCGAGTTTGCACCGGGTCAGGACCTGGAAATCGCTCCGGCGGGTACTGCGGACGCGGTGTTGACCTTCCGCAACGTGCACAACTGGATGCGCGGCGACAATGAAGCGGCAGCCTTCAAGACCTTCTACAAGGCACTGAAGCCAGGTGGCGTATTGGGTGTGGTTGAGCACCGTGCCAAACCGGATACCTCCCGTGAGGACATGATGTCCAGTGGCTACATGACTCAGGACTACGTAGTAGATCTGGCGACCAAAGCCGGTTTTGTTCTGGAAGAAGCCAGCGAAGTGAATGCCAACCCGAAAGACACCGCAGTGCACCCGAAGGGTGTCTGGACGCTGCCACCGCGTCTAGCATTGGGTGACGAAGACAAAGAGAAGTACCAGTCCATCGGCGAGAGCGACCGTATGACCCTGCGCTTCCGCAAGCCCAAGTCCTGA
- a CDS encoding YheU family protein gives MIIPFKQLPPETLQNLLEEYATRDGTDYGEREVSLVDKVSSLRRQLEDKTIVIWFEPGEESVNLILAEDIPKEDDH, from the coding sequence ATGATTATTCCATTCAAGCAACTCCCACCCGAAACCCTGCAAAACCTGTTGGAAGAATATGCGACCCGCGATGGCACCGACTACGGCGAGCGGGAAGTAAGCCTTGTCGATAAGGTTTCCAGCCTGCGCCGTCAGCTGGAAGACAAAACCATCGTGATTTGGTTTGAACCCGGTGAGGAGTCGGTCAACCTCATTCTTGCGGAAGACATTCCCAAAGAGGATGACCACTGA
- a CDS encoding pyridoxal phosphate-dependent aminotransferase has product MKDIHKSEKLHGVCYEIRGPVMEQATRLEEEGHRIMKLNIGNPAPFGFDAPDEILQDVIYNLSQAQGYVESKGLFAARKAIMQECQTLGIPDVDIDDIYLGNGVSELISMSTQALLNDGDEMLLPMPNYPLWMAATNLTGANAVLYRCDEQAGWLPDIEDIKSKITSRTRGIVVINPNNPTGAVYPRELLEQIVELARQHNLIIFADEIYSKILYDDAEFVPMGSLAQDVLCLSFNGLSKSYRLAGFRSGWMIVSGAKQRAKGFIQGMDILSSMRLCSNVPAMFAVQTALGGYQSINDLVLPGGRLRQQRDLAYRMLNDIPGVSCVKPQGAIYLFPKLDLNRHKIEDDERFVLEFLRKEKILLVQGSAFHWDEPNHLRIVFLPRADDLSHAIARLGNFLEHYSK; this is encoded by the coding sequence ATGAAGGATATTCACAAGTCGGAAAAACTCCACGGGGTCTGTTACGAGATTCGCGGACCCGTCATGGAGCAGGCCACGCGCCTGGAAGAAGAAGGCCACCGGATCATGAAGCTGAATATCGGCAATCCGGCACCCTTCGGCTTCGACGCACCCGATGAAATCCTGCAGGACGTGATTTACAACCTATCCCAGGCCCAGGGCTATGTAGAATCCAAGGGCCTGTTTGCGGCGCGCAAGGCCATCATGCAGGAATGTCAGACCCTGGGCATTCCCGATGTGGACATCGATGACATCTACCTCGGCAACGGCGTTTCCGAGCTGATTTCCATGTCCACCCAGGCGTTGCTGAATGACGGCGATGAAATGCTGTTGCCGATGCCCAACTACCCACTGTGGATGGCCGCCACCAATTTGACTGGCGCCAATGCGGTACTTTACCGCTGCGACGAGCAAGCGGGCTGGCTGCCGGATATTGAAGACATCAAGTCGAAGATCACTTCCCGCACCCGCGGCATCGTGGTGATCAACCCGAATAACCCCACCGGCGCCGTATACCCGCGTGAGCTGTTGGAGCAAATCGTCGAGCTGGCACGCCAGCACAATCTGATAATTTTTGCCGACGAGATCTACAGCAAAATTCTGTACGACGACGCTGAGTTCGTACCGATGGGCTCACTGGCACAAGACGTGCTGTGCCTGAGCTTCAACGGCCTGTCTAAATCCTACCGTCTGGCAGGGTTCCGCTCTGGCTGGATGATTGTCAGCGGTGCCAAGCAGCGCGCCAAAGGATTCATTCAGGGCATGGATATTCTTTCCTCCATGCGCCTGTGCAGCAACGTACCGGCCATGTTTGCGGTGCAAACTGCACTGGGCGGCTACCAGAGTATCAACGACCTGGTGCTCCCCGGAGGCCGGCTGCGCCAGCAGCGCGACCTTGCCTATCGCATGCTGAATGACATTCCCGGAGTCAGCTGCGTGAAGCCACAGGGCGCTATCTACCTGTTCCCCAAGCTGGATCTGAATAGACATAAGATCGAAGACGACGAGCGCTTTGTGCTTGAGTTCCTGCGCAAGGAAAAGATTCTGCTGGTACAGGGCAGCGCCTTCCACTGGGATGAGCCGAACCACTTACGCATCGTGTTTCTGCCGCGGGCCGACGACCTGTCGCACGCAATTGCACGACTGGGCAATTTCCTCGAACACTACAGCAAATAA
- a CDS encoding alpha/beta family hydrolase, with protein sequence MALPGDWLIDQPEAPPIGWFLFAHGAGAPMDSDFMQALTQLLVERDLGVVRFEFPYMAERRETGKRRPPNKMEVLLDSFQTQIDRVRSELAQAPLYIGGKSMGGRVASMLVQDNFDCGKVAGAVCLGYPFHPPGKPEKLRTEHLQPLTSPTLIVQGTRDKLGSLEEVEGYALANAIQVHWLEDGDHDFKPRKVSGFTQSQHWQAAADQMRQWMHLQES encoded by the coding sequence ATGGCGTTGCCGGGTGATTGGTTGATTGATCAACCGGAAGCGCCGCCGATCGGCTGGTTTCTGTTTGCCCACGGTGCCGGCGCCCCAATGGATAGCGACTTTATGCAAGCGCTGACGCAGTTACTGGTAGAGCGGGACCTGGGGGTTGTGCGGTTTGAGTTTCCGTATATGGCCGAGCGTAGGGAAACCGGTAAGCGCCGGCCGCCTAACAAGATGGAGGTGTTGCTGGATTCCTTCCAAACACAGATTGATCGTGTGCGGTCCGAGCTTGCCCAGGCGCCCCTGTATATCGGTGGCAAGTCTATGGGCGGGCGCGTGGCGAGTATGCTGGTGCAGGATAATTTTGACTGCGGGAAAGTGGCGGGGGCCGTCTGTCTCGGATATCCCTTCCACCCACCGGGTAAGCCAGAAAAATTACGCACCGAACACCTGCAGCCTCTGACCAGTCCAACCCTCATTGTGCAGGGCACCCGGGACAAACTCGGGAGCCTGGAGGAAGTAGAGGGTTACGCTCTGGCCAACGCGATTCAAGTGCACTGGCTTGAAGACGGGGATCACGACTTCAAGCCACGCAAGGTCAGTGGTTTTACCCAGTCACAACACTGGCAGGCCGCGGCTGACCAGATGCGACAGTGGATGCATCTTCAAGAATCGTAA
- the tusA gene encoding sulfurtransferase TusA: MKSQHTLDARGLLCPEPVMMLHTAVRKVSAGEVLQMFATDPSTQRDVPKFCQFLGYELVKHLEENDEFVYWIKKADS; the protein is encoded by the coding sequence ATGAAGTCACAACATACCCTTGATGCCCGCGGCCTGCTGTGCCCGGAACCTGTAATGATGCTGCATACCGCTGTGCGAAAAGTCAGCGCTGGTGAGGTATTGCAGATGTTCGCCACAGACCCATCCACTCAGCGGGACGTGCCCAAGTTCTGCCAGTTTCTCGGTTATGAGTTGGTGAAGCACCTGGAAGAAAATGACGAGTTCGTTTACTGGATTAAAAAAGCAGATTCCTGA
- a CDS encoding antibiotic biosynthesis monooxygenase family protein, which translates to MIYVLIEREIALDLESTYEEAARRLLTNAYQTTGFVDGHTYTEMGNPLRRFTMSRWKSILHWQHWYDSEERRDQMAQLAPMLAHEEKITILEDASTVASGQPRPASVVTG; encoded by the coding sequence ATGATTTACGTATTGATTGAACGGGAAATTGCCCTGGACCTGGAGTCTACTTACGAGGAGGCCGCGCGCCGGCTGCTCACCAACGCCTATCAAACCACCGGGTTTGTAGACGGCCATACCTATACCGAAATGGGTAACCCACTGCGCCGCTTCACCATGTCGCGCTGGAAGTCGATCCTGCACTGGCAACACTGGTATGACAGTGAAGAGCGGCGGGACCAAATGGCCCAGCTCGCCCCCATGCTCGCCCACGAAGAAAAGATTACGATTCTTGAAGATGCATCCACTGTCGCATCTGGTCAGCCGCGGCCTGCCAGTGTTGTGACTGGGTAA
- the msrB gene encoding peptide-methionine (R)-S-oxide reductase MsrB, whose translation MAKEKDDNYWRERLTAEEFRVCREAGTERPFTGEYWDSFEDGKYLCRCCQEVLFHSSSKFDAGCGWPSFDAEASAGVVEERADHSLGMRRVEILCANCGSHLGHVFPDGPTDTGLRYCVNSLSVKLDPDTEPQDD comes from the coding sequence ATGGCAAAAGAAAAAGACGATAACTACTGGCGTGAACGCCTGACTGCGGAAGAATTTCGTGTTTGCCGGGAAGCAGGGACCGAGCGTCCATTTACCGGTGAGTACTGGGACAGCTTTGAAGACGGCAAGTACCTATGTCGCTGTTGTCAGGAAGTGCTGTTTCATTCCTCATCCAAGTTTGACGCCGGATGTGGCTGGCCCAGCTTTGATGCGGAGGCGAGTGCGGGGGTTGTTGAGGAGCGCGCGGACCACAGCCTGGGGATGCGACGGGTTGAGATACTGTGCGCCAACTGCGGCAGCCACCTGGGGCATGTATTCCCCGACGGGCCGACCGACACCGGCTTGCGCTATTGTGTTAATTCACTGTCGGTAAAACTGGATCCGGATACCGAACCACAAGATGACTGA
- a CDS encoding class I SAM-dependent methyltransferase, whose translation MNWEPLLQVVRSKLQEEQSQGEAPDSRRLFHGRGHCYAGLDRVCVDRYHPAILVTLFDEYPEEDTLADQLWSLVEPLGYKGVAVQRRYQRGAPIQWQCGEEVEAPVARRGALKFPLTFDRQNVGFFLDIEPGRQWLEQQVREKAGKVDNLKLLNLFAFTCAFSAVARAAGELEVLNVDLNKGVLKRGQANHQLNNLASKGIRFLAMDALRDFKRYDRRGPFQLAVVDPPTRQRGSFDAAENYARQLELLPGCLADEADLLLVLNSPAHSEQYFRELIEAANPGFSVVARLPQNPDFPDSDSDAALKMLHVKFHR comes from the coding sequence TTGAATTGGGAACCCTTGCTGCAGGTAGTGCGCAGCAAATTGCAGGAAGAACAGTCTCAGGGTGAAGCACCCGATAGCCGCCGCCTGTTTCATGGCCGTGGGCACTGCTATGCGGGTCTGGACCGGGTGTGTGTAGACAGATATCACCCCGCTATTCTGGTCACTTTGTTTGACGAATATCCCGAGGAAGATACGCTCGCGGACCAGCTGTGGTCACTGGTGGAGCCACTGGGGTACAAGGGCGTGGCCGTGCAGCGACGCTACCAGCGCGGTGCCCCCATTCAGTGGCAGTGTGGCGAAGAAGTGGAAGCACCCGTGGCCCGTCGCGGCGCGCTGAAGTTTCCACTCACCTTTGATCGTCAGAACGTGGGCTTCTTTCTGGACATCGAACCAGGCCGCCAATGGTTGGAGCAGCAGGTGCGGGAAAAGGCCGGCAAGGTCGACAACCTCAAGCTGCTGAACCTGTTCGCGTTTACCTGTGCGTTTTCTGCGGTGGCGCGCGCCGCGGGTGAGCTGGAAGTACTGAACGTGGATCTGAACAAGGGCGTGCTAAAGCGCGGGCAGGCCAATCACCAGCTAAACAACCTGGCCAGCAAGGGTATTCGCTTCCTCGCCATGGATGCACTGCGGGACTTCAAACGCTATGACCGACGCGGGCCATTTCAGTTGGCTGTAGTAGACCCGCCCACCCGACAGCGGGGCAGTTTCGATGCGGCAGAGAACTACGCGCGGCAGTTGGAGCTATTGCCCGGCTGCCTGGCTGATGAGGCAGACTTGCTGCTGGTGTTGAATTCACCGGCCCACAGTGAGCAGTATTTCAGAGAGTTGATTGAAGCGGCGAACCCGGGTTTTTCAGTGGTAGCGCGGTTACCGCAGAATCCGGATTTCCCGGATAGCGATTCCGACGCAGCATTAAAAATGTTGCATGTGAAGTTTCACAGGTGA
- a CDS encoding 4-phosphoerythronate dehydrogenase, with amino-acid sequence MSLNATATMPITTPLNIVADENIPGLEQWFGDLGTIVRAPGRNLSPSQLADADILLVRSVTQVNEALLANTPVRFVGSCTIGTDHLDTHWLEQQGIAWSAAPGCNANSVVEYVFCALAALDVDWRGRNFGIVGCGNVGGSLQRKLHALNIQCKIYDPWKTDNPDSATLEEVLQQDVICLHAPLVKDGPHPSLHMIDGEALDRIRPGAVLISAGRGAVIDNHALRERDTSFTTVLDVWENEPDMDAELLERVNLGSPHIAGYSHDGKLAGTRMIREALNQALDLPVAETAQEASSASSPEQPRLTTDKSGFAAMRELLLSMYDPRQDDTRLRAAAQSAATGGESLPLAFDQLRKQYPKRLEFSHYTLPSSAQLPNLDQAVCAQLAILGLK; translated from the coding sequence ATGAGTCTTAACGCCACCGCAACAATGCCAATAACAACACCGCTCAATATCGTCGCCGATGAAAACATTCCCGGGCTTGAGCAGTGGTTTGGCGATCTCGGCACGATTGTACGCGCGCCGGGACGCAATCTTTCGCCATCGCAATTAGCGGATGCCGATATTTTGCTGGTGCGCTCGGTCACCCAGGTGAACGAAGCGCTGCTGGCGAACACGCCGGTGCGTTTTGTCGGTAGTTGTACGATTGGCACCGACCACTTGGATACGCACTGGCTGGAGCAGCAGGGTATCGCCTGGAGTGCGGCCCCAGGCTGTAACGCCAATTCGGTAGTGGAATATGTGTTTTGCGCACTGGCAGCGTTGGATGTCGATTGGCGCGGGCGCAATTTCGGCATTGTTGGTTGTGGCAACGTCGGTGGGTCGCTGCAGCGCAAACTGCACGCGTTAAATATCCAATGCAAAATTTATGATCCCTGGAAAACCGATAACCCGGATAGCGCGACGCTCGAAGAAGTCCTGCAGCAGGATGTGATCTGCCTGCATGCTCCTCTGGTGAAAGATGGCCCGCACCCCAGTCTGCATATGATTGATGGTGAGGCGTTGGATCGTATTCGTCCCGGTGCGGTGCTGATCAGCGCCGGCCGTGGTGCAGTGATCGACAATCACGCGCTGCGCGAACGGGACACGTCGTTTACCACGGTGCTGGATGTTTGGGAAAACGAACCGGATATGGATGCGGAGCTGCTTGAACGTGTAAACCTCGGCAGCCCGCATATCGCCGGCTACAGTCACGATGGCAAGCTGGCGGGGACGCGAATGATCCGTGAAGCACTTAACCAGGCGCTGGACCTGCCTGTGGCAGAAACCGCGCAAGAGGCCAGCTCAGCGAGTTCGCCGGAGCAACCGCGGTTGACTACCGACAAGTCGGGCTTTGCGGCAATGCGTGAATTGTTGTTGTCGATGTACGACCCGCGCCAGGATGACACCCGCCTGCGTGCGGCGGCGCAGTCTGCGGCCACCGGTGGGGAATCTCTACCGCTTGCGTTTGATCAGCTGCGCAAGCAGTACCCGAAGCGTCTGGAATTCTCACATTACACTTTGCCATCGTCCGCGCAGTTACCGAATCTCGACCAAGCGGTGTGTGCGCAATTGGCAATATTGGGGCTCAAGTGA
- a CDS encoding ATP-NAD kinase family protein, which produces MKLKKLGLIINPWAGVGGPAGLKGSDGADTVTRALAAGIEPQSHKRAAIALGALQPFSEALQIVTFAGDMGEELAASLGFTVEVIGKAGGKRSTPMDSELAAAAIRDAGADLIVFAGGDGTARNMVNALGDGFPVLGIPAGVKMHSACFAISPRAAGEVLRRLMSGELVDLHQREVRDIDEKSFREGRVSTRYYGELLVPEEGHFLQAVKNAGREVEELAVADIAAQMVEEIDELDPETLYVFGPGSTTLAVLNELGEKGTLLGVDLWRNGSLVAADVSAPQIVQAIAQHRESHPERPVKIILTAIGGQGHLIGRGNQQLNPQVLTSVGRENLLVVATKTKVTELGSRPLLIDSGDPALDEAWSGFVRVVTGYRDEILYPLSGDGSGIAPDHSSATRDE; this is translated from the coding sequence GTGAAGCTTAAAAAACTCGGACTTATCATCAACCCCTGGGCGGGCGTTGGTGGCCCCGCCGGGCTCAAGGGGAGCGATGGTGCAGACACCGTGACTCGCGCACTGGCGGCGGGTATTGAGCCGCAATCGCACAAGCGCGCAGCGATCGCGCTAGGCGCGTTGCAACCGTTTAGCGAGGCGTTGCAAATTGTGACTTTTGCCGGTGATATGGGCGAAGAGCTGGCAGCCTCCTTAGGCTTTACTGTAGAGGTGATTGGTAAAGCTGGCGGTAAACGCTCCACGCCGATGGACTCCGAGTTGGCCGCTGCAGCGATTCGCGATGCCGGTGCGGATTTAATTGTGTTCGCCGGTGGCGATGGCACCGCGCGCAATATGGTCAATGCGCTAGGCGATGGCTTTCCTGTGCTGGGGATTCCGGCCGGGGTAAAAATGCATTCCGCATGCTTTGCCATCTCCCCACGTGCGGCGGGCGAAGTGCTGCGTCGTCTGATGTCCGGTGAGCTGGTAGATTTGCACCAGCGCGAAGTGCGCGATATTGACGAGAAATCCTTTCGTGAAGGGCGGGTAAGTACCCGCTATTACGGCGAGTTGCTGGTGCCGGAAGAAGGGCACTTTTTGCAGGCGGTAAAAAATGCCGGGCGCGAAGTGGAAGAGCTGGCAGTGGCAGACATCGCCGCGCAGATGGTGGAAGAAATTGACGAGCTGGACCCGGAGACCCTGTATGTATTCGGCCCCGGTTCTACGACCCTTGCGGTGTTGAACGAGCTGGGCGAGAAGGGGACCCTGCTGGGGGTGGACCTCTGGCGCAATGGATCCTTGGTGGCGGCAGATGTCAGCGCCCCGCAAATTGTGCAGGCAATCGCGCAACACCGTGAATCCCACCCAGAGCGCCCGGTAAAAATTATTCTTACCGCCATCGGTGGTCAGGGCCATTTAATTGGTCGCGGCAATCAGCAGCTAAACCCGCAGGTTCTGACCAGTGTTGGTCGGGAAAATCTGTTGGTGGTTGCCACAAAAACAAAGGTCACCGAACTGGGTAGCCGACCGTTGTTGATTGATAGCGGTGATCCGGCACTGGACGAAGCCTGGAGTGGCTTTGTGCGGGTAGTCACAGGCTACCGCGACGAAATTCTCTACCCATTGTCTGGTGACGGCAGCGGTATTGCGCCAGATCATTCGTCTGCCACACGCGACGAATAA
- a CDS encoding elongation factor P hydroxylase, which produces MTECIVTVFNTCFAAVDSLNTRLEGGHPEPYYRPGTCEGEVHRVEFTRDYPASALHEAAHWCVAGAERRKQPDYGYWYAPDGRSAQQQAEFERVEVKPQALEWIFARACGLGFRVSADNLDTGLGPSDGFKRAIWQQVQNYCAEGVNGRAELFAQSLAQAFGQPNPFKQAQYRLEDLG; this is translated from the coding sequence GTGACTGAATGTATAGTCACCGTCTTCAATACGTGCTTTGCTGCCGTCGATAGCCTCAATACCCGTCTCGAGGGTGGTCACCCTGAACCTTACTATCGCCCAGGCACCTGTGAAGGCGAGGTGCACCGTGTGGAATTTACCCGGGATTATCCCGCCAGTGCGCTACATGAAGCGGCGCATTGGTGCGTGGCGGGCGCTGAGCGGCGCAAGCAGCCGGACTACGGCTACTGGTATGCCCCGGATGGGCGCAGTGCCCAACAGCAAGCGGAATTTGAGCGGGTGGAAGTAAAGCCCCAGGCGCTGGAGTGGATTTTCGCGCGCGCCTGCGGCCTGGGTTTTCGCGTAAGTGCGGACAACCTGGATACGGGGCTTGGCCCAAGTGATGGGTTCAAGCGAGCGATCTGGCAGCAAGTGCAGAATTACTGCGCGGAGGGCGTCAATGGGCGTGCTGAGCTGTTTGCGCAATCCTTGGCACAGGCTTTCGGCCAGCCAAATCCGTTCAAGCAGGCGCAATATCGACTGGAGGATCTCGGGTGA